In one window of Parcubacteria group bacterium CG10_big_fil_rev_8_21_14_0_10_36_14 DNA:
- a CDS encoding translation initiation factor IF-3, protein MRISRKKRPEKPQIRFKYNEGIRTPRLKIVDDEGNFLGEMDTRDALRMAEEQGKDLIEIVPKGDLHIAKITDYGRFRYQKEKEIKRQKAQQKKIEVKGIRLSSRIGRHDIDLRIRQALKFLEDGDKVKVELMLKGREKGHPDIGREVLNNFVKETGDKTPIKIEQPVSRQGWKFFVIIAPGQNNFQNNQEKAEEQKEDVQGL, encoded by the coding sequence ATGAGGATTTCGCGCAAAAAGCGTCCGGAAAAACCGCAAATAAGATTTAAATATAACGAGGGGATAAGAACTCCCCGTCTTAAAATTGTTGATGATGAAGGAAATTTTTTAGGTGAAATGGATACGCGTGATGCTTTACGCATGGCAGAAGAGCAGGGAAAGGATTTGATAGAAATCGTCCCAAAAGGTGACTTGCATATCGCAAAAATTACTGATTACGGAAGATTTAGATATCAAAAAGAAAAAGAAATAAAAAGACAAAAGGCTCAGCAAAAAAAGATCGAAGTAAAAGGAATACGTCTTTCTTCCAGAATCGGCAGACATGATATTGATTTGCGTATTAGACAGGCACTAAAGTTTTTAGAAGATGGAGATAAGGTCAAGGTGGAACTGATGCTAAAAGGAAGAGAGAAGGGGCATCCGGATATTGGAAGAGAAGTTTTAAATAATTTTGTAAAAGAAACTGGAGATAAAACACCGATTAAAATAGAACAGCCTGTATCCAGGCAGGGATGGAAGTTTTTCGTTATAATTGCTCCTGGACAAAATAATTTTCAAAATAATCAAGAAAAAGCCGAAGAACAGAAAGAGGATGTTCAAGGCCTTTAA